In Symphalangus syndactylus isolate Jambi chromosome 14, NHGRI_mSymSyn1-v2.1_pri, whole genome shotgun sequence, one DNA window encodes the following:
- the SSTR5 gene encoding somatostatin receptor type 5 has translation MEPLFPASTPSWNASSPGAASGGGDNRTLVGPAPSAGARAVLVPVLYLLVCAAGLGGNTLVIYVVLRFAKMKTVTNIYILNLAVADVLYMLGLPFLATQNAASFWPFGPVLCRLVMTLDGVNQFTSVFCLTVMSVDRYLAVVHPLSSARWRRPRVAKLASAAAWALSLCMSLPLLVFADVQEGGTCNASWPEPVGLWGAIFIIYTAVLGFFAPLLVISLCYLLIVVKVRAAGVRVGCVRRRSERKVTRMVLVVVLVFAGCWLPFFTVNIVNLAVALPQEPASAGLYFFVVILSYANSCANPVLYGFLSDNFRQSFQKVLCLRKGSGAKDADATEPRPDRSRQQQEATPPAHRAEANGLMQTSKL, from the coding sequence ATGGAGCCCCTGTTCccagcctccacgcccagctggaACGCCTCCTCCCCGGGGGCTGCCTCCGGAGGCGGTGACAACAGGACGCTGGTGGGGCCGGCACCCTCGGCAGGGGCCCGGGCGGTGCTGGTGCCCGTGCTGTACCTGCTGGTGTGCGCGGCTGGGCTGGGCGGGAACACACTGGTCATCTACGTGGTGCTACGCTTCGCCAAGATGAAGACCGTCACCAACATTTACATCCTCAACCTGGCGGTGGCCGACGTCCTGTACATGCTGGGGCTGCCTTTCCTGGCCACGCAGAACGCCGCGTCCTTCTGGCCCTTCGGCCCCGTCCTGTGCCGCCTGGTCATGACGCTGGACGGCGTCAACCAGTTCACCAGTGTCTTCTGCCTGACAGTCATGAGCGTGGACCGCTACCTGGCGGTGGTGCACCCGCTGAGCTCCGCCCGCTGGCGCCGCCCACGTGTGGCCAAGCTGGCGAGCGCCGCGGCCTGGGCCCTGTCTCTGTGCATGTCGCTGCCGCTCCTGGTGTTCGCCGACGTGCAGGAGGGCGGTACCTGCAACGCTAGCTGGCCAGAGCCCGTGGGGCTGTGGGGCGCCATCTTCATCATCTACACGGCCGTGCTGGGCTTCTTCGCGCCACTGCTGGTCATCAGCCTGTGCTACCTGCTCATCGTGGTGAAGGTGAGGGCGGCGGGCGTGCGTGTGGGCTGTGTGCGGCGGCGCTCGGAGCGGAAGGTGACGCgcatggtgttggtggtggtgctggtgttTGCGGGATGTTGGCTGCCCTTCTTCACCGTCAACATCGTCAACCTGGCCGTGGCGCTGCCCCAGGAGCCCGCCTCCGCCGGCCTCTACTTCTTCGTGGTCATCCTCTCCTACGCCAACAGCTGCGCCAACCCCGTCCTCTATGGCTTCCTCTCTGACAACTTCCGCCAGAGCTTCCAGAAGGTTCTGTGCCTCCGCAAGGGCTCTGGCGCCAAGGACGCTGATGCCACGGAGCCGCGGCCAGACAGGAGCCGGCAGCAGCAGGAGGCCACGCCGCCCGCGCACCGCGCCGAAGCCAACGGGCTTATGCAGACCAGCAAGCTGTGA